The DNA region CCCTTCCATTCACATTGATCACTGCCTTCACGAACCATGTAAGATATTCTCTCAACGTAGCATTCCTTTGTATTCGATCTCGCGTTTGAAGCTTTCATACAGTTGTATCGCTCGAGATTTTTCTTTGTCTCCATTCCTCTTCCTTTTGCTCTTAATTTTCCTGCTAGCTTGAGTATCACCGTTTCCTCTTCAAAGGGACTATTCCTAAAATTGTGTAAGAACATCTTCGACACGCATAGTTCATACAATATTACACAATTTTCAGCTAATCTCTCGTCATCTTAAGGAAATCACAAAAGAATTTATGACAAGCGATCTTACGTTCATATTGCTGGCGATCTGCTCTGATAAATCTTACTACACGTAATGATCGTATGGATGCAGCTGCTTCTATCAACATCTATTTTACTGAATGACTTCAATTTATATCATTGGTGCGCAAGTGGATGTTTGAATCGAACTAACTTCATCTAATGATAAATTCTTCATTATTAAAAGCATGGAGGAATACTGGCACATTTTGTGTATTGGTAGCCTTGAAGCTGGTCATAAGCCAATCACCATTCTGAAATGTTAACGTTCTATCCATAAATGCATCGTCTATAGCAAAAGTATCTGATATAAGTTGTCGATCATAAGGCCTTGGCATCGTGCTAACAAAGTAACTATGCAGTTGTTGCAAAGCATTTGTATTCAAATGTGCAATCCTCTGTGTACTTACCCATCCATGAAGGTGATACTTTCTCCCATGTCTTAACAATCTTTCAACGGTCTTGCTTGACATTTCAGTGTAATCATCCTTCTTTCGATCCTGAGGTATAAACTCCTGCGCCTCGTCAAACACAAAAAGTATCCTAGGTTTCAATGAAAAGGTGCCCTTCCTTGCCTTGAACACCCTATTGATTATATCGGAGCAGAAGTATCTTGCAATGTCAGCTTCTGTTAAATTAATCACAAACAACTTTGCAGAGTTTTCATCTACGATCTCGTTTACCAAATTTTTAACATTATACTTGCCATCCTTTTCAACAACAGGGTTCTCTATTGCAACAGACAGACTCTTGAATAAGGTAAGTAGTGTAGAGCCTGCCCTTAGATTTAGATCAGCAATCACACCATTTATCCTTGATAGCAGTGGTCTTGCCTTCTCATCAATAACAGAATCTTCCTCCAGTTTGTTTGCCCTCATAAACTCCTTAACTATGCCTATTAGAGAAGGAACTATCATCTTCTGTTGCCCCCCAGCATACCTGTCATTTACTATATCTGTTAATGAATCCAGCAGACCAGTATAGCTTGTAAAACGCCTAACAGCCTGTTCACTTTCGCTTGCAACAGACATCTCCCTTATCTTATCATCCTTAACAAGTTTAGCAATCAACCGAAGGATCTGCTCCTTCTTATCCTGCAGCGCCTCTGGTACCACATGCCTCTTGTAGTACTCTTCCACCATCTCATCCTCCTCCGGTATAATTTCAGTAAATATGATTCTGCTAGCATAATTATCCAGGCAGTCAATCAAACTTATCCCATATTCAGACGAAATGTCAAAGATCACAACCTTAAGGTCATCAACTGTGGCAACAGCCTTCCTGATCATCAATGATGTTAAATTGCTCTTGCCGGAACCTGTAAAGGCAAAGACACCAACATGGTAATGCAGTAGTTTCTCCATATGAACAGTAAACGGGATCTTCTCCTCTGTAACTCCTAACAGATGGCCTATTGTTAACTGTTCCACTTGTTTCGTATCTTTAGGTGTATAGCAGATGAACTTCTGAACTGCTTCCTTGCTCAACAAGTTAACCCTCGATCCGGCCAACGGAGAAACGTTCTTCCTGACAAACTCTACATTATGACCACTGAGACGCATAATATAGCCAGTTGGAGCAGATACTATCTCTATCCATGTACTTTTAGATCCTTTCTTCCACTCTTCCTCTATCAAACTCATGAACTCAGTTCTTATAGCTCCAGGCTGGCTTCTGTCCAGTGTAAGCATACTGTAATGCAATGGATAAACGTCAGCAATCTCATAGATTGAAAAGGTATCATTGGAACCAACAGACAGAACATTTGGAATTGCCAGTAACCTACCAGCTTCCAGCTTTTTGACAACTTCTGGAGAGTATGCTGCTTCAACCCTACCAGTCTTGAACGTTATGGTCGCCTTTCCATCCGCCGTGTTTCTCGTAGTAGATGCTATTTCCCTTAACCTTCCATCAAACTTACCGTTCAGATCATCAAATATGCTAATCACTTCTTTGCCCTCCTTGCACTCTCAACCTCACTCCTGTAATCCCTGAACTTGTTTGAGAAGAGCACCTGCTGATCAAGGTCGCTCCTAGTCAACTCATAGTCAACGCTGGAAAGGTACGCTTCCCTTGCTCCTTGTAACACCGATTTAGCCTTCTTATCTGCAAGGAACAACAGGTAGTTGTGCCCCACCGCCTCAGGTATGATTTCGTGCGCCATGGAATGCAGTGTATCCATAACTAAATGTGAAACCATGGAGTCCTGCTCAAAATGCATCATAGGGTAAATTCTCTCCTCTACCTTGCCATCAAGATGCAGAAGCTCCAGATCGCCATACTTGTCATATTCTGGGTAGCAAGGCCTATCGTAAGAGAAAACATGACTCCTTACCACAGGATTGGATTCGCTCTCCCATAATTGAACATATGCCTTGACAAACATGCGCTCTGCAGATATCACATTCTTAAACGCCCCCCTAACTCTGGCCTGGTTCCTCTTTAGTTCGTCATGCTGCGGCGCAACTGTTTTAAAACAAACATCGTATTCAAAACTCTTCCATGGCGCCCTTACATCCTTATAATTGATAACACTGTTCATTTGAAGTAGCATCTTGTCGCTCCTGAATGCTGGTAGATCTTTCACCTTGAGCTTACCTGCGCTTCGCAGTACAGGTACAACGGTATTTATCAACTCCGCAGCACCAGTATCCTTTATCAGCCCAATCGGAAGAATCTTTCTCTCCCATGCAAATCTAAGAAGGGCGTAAACCATCGTTAAAGTCATGTAACCAATATCATCCGATGTTATCCAATACTCCTTACCATCCTTCTCAAGACGCAACGGATGTTTACCCTCCTCTGGCTCAAAGATATTTTTCGCAACCTTGAGCACAGCACTAAACACCCTCTGCCAATAATTCTCCAATCCTTCCTTAACCTTGCATCCAAATACCTGTTCTAGGAAGTTGTGCCGCTCATTTAACTTTGTCAGATCGTTCATTAACTTTCCCAGCCTATCAGGATCAGCCTTAACCTTCCTCATTAGTTCCTCAAACCCAATCGCTTCTTTTTCATTGAAGAGGGTTTTAATGGCAGCATACTTTATGAAGTGGCTTCTTGGAGCAGGAATACTTAACTGATCGTTGTAGTGCAACATACGTACCAACTCCAGATCT from Nitrososphaerales archaeon includes:
- a CDS encoding ATP-binding protein — translated: MISIFDDLNGKFDGRLREIASTTRNTADGKATITFKTGRVEAAYSPEVVKKLEAGRLLAIPNVLSVGSNDTFSIYEIADVYPLHYSMLTLDRSQPGAIRTEFMSLIEEEWKKGSKSTWIEIVSAPTGYIMRLSGHNVEFVRKNVSPLAGSRVNLLSKEAVQKFICYTPKDTKQVEQLTIGHLLGVTEEKIPFTVHMEKLLHYHVGVFAFTGSGKSNLTSLMIRKAVATVDDLKVVIFDISSEYGISLIDCLDNYASRIIFTEIIPEEDEMVEEYYKRHVVPEALQDKKEQILRLIAKLVKDDKIREMSVASESEQAVRRFTSYTGLLDSLTDIVNDRYAGGQQKMIVPSLIGIVKEFMRANKLEEDSVIDEKARPLLSRINGVIADLNLRAGSTLLTLFKSLSVAIENPVVEKDGKYNVKNLVNEIVDENSAKLFVINLTEADIARYFCSDIINRVFKARKGTFSLKPRILFVFDEAQEFIPQDRKKDDYTEMSSKTVERLLRHGRKYHLHGWVSTQRIAHLNTNALQQLHSYFVSTMPRPYDRQLISDTFAIDDAFMDRTLTFQNGDWLMTSFKATNTQNVPVFLHAFNNEEFIIR